The Alteromonas mediterranea DE genome contains the following window.
AGAGCTCCTTATTGATGACGCGCGCAACAGCGCTTTTCAACAGGAGCTATCGATTATCCACTCAAACGGAAAACACTTGTTAAGCCTGCTAAATGATTTACTTGATATGTCCCGTATTATGGCGGAAAAGCTTGAGCTTAATATTCAAGACGTTAATTTATCAGCCTTTTTAACCGATATTCATTCGTTGATGCGGCTTAATGCCAAAGATAAGGGTCTTAGCCTTAACGTTGTGTCAAAAACCAAAATTCCAGAGTTTATCCAAACCGACCCAACGCGCCTGCGTCAGGTACTGCTGAACTTAATATCGAATGCCGTAAAGTTCACTGATAAAGGAAGTATAACGTTAACCATCGAACTAGATGAATACACGCCTCAGGATGGCTCCCCTCCTCTACTCAGGTTTTCCGTTGATGATACAGGTATTGGCATGGCGCCAGATAAATTGAAAAATATCTTCCAGCCCTTTGAACAAATTGAAGATGTTATGCGTGCCAATCACGGAGGTGCAGGGTTAGGGCTTGCAATCTGTAATGAGTTAGTTTCTAAGTTGGGCGGGGATATTGCGGTTACTTCTCGACTTGGCGAAGGAAGTACGTTTACCTTTGATATAAATCCCGGTGAGCTATCTTCACAACCACTGGTTGACTTACAGCTCGGTCAAATTCAACCGGTGGAGTCGAGCAGCATTGACCTGTGCGTTACAGGTAGAGTGCTAATTGTAGATGACCTTAGAGAGATACGCAGACTAACGGGGCACCTTGTCAGTCAGTCACAAGCTGACATAAGCTACGCTGAAAATGGCGTAAAAGCGCTGGAAGCCGTATTAGAAGCTGATGAACACAATCAACCTTTCGATTTGGTTCTTATGGATATTCATATGCCCGTAATGAACGGTATTGAAGCCCTCCACGCTATCCGCCGGCACGGGCAAGATATTCCTGTTATTGCTGTCACCGCCGCGAGCCGTAAAGGCCTGCGGGAGTCGCTAATTCGAGAAGGGTTTAACGATGTTATAGGCAAACCTATAGACCGCTTTGCATTGGCAAATTTGCTTTCTCAATATTTGCCTCCAGGCAATTATGTAACCTTTACTAATGTAGAGAGTCAAGTCGCTGATATGCCAATGGAAAAGCCCTATGCACCGGAAGAAAACAAGACGCCTAAAAGTAACCTCTATCTAGAGAACATAGGTGAAACAACAGTGCAAAGCTCGGACAATAAGCCAAACGATACTCACCCAGAAAATGGCGAGGCTGCGCCAAAACATAAGCGCATTCTTGTCATTGAAGACGACGAAGACGCAGCTGAATTGCTACAGCTTTTTCTCACTCATTTAGGCCACGCCGTCACCACAGAGTATTGTGGGGCTGACGCGTTAAACACAGCAGAAGGTCAGAATTTTGATCATATCCTGATGGATTTAACCCTGCCTGACTATAATGGCTACGACCTTGCCGCAGAACTGAAACAGAAACTCCCTGATGCCGTACTAACGATTGTAAGCGGCCACGAAGCAGACACCGATGCCATGTCATCTATTGGCATAGATAGTGCGCTTTTAAAACCCGTATCTAAAGACGATTTGGCCTCCGTAGTAGGTTAAATCGAATCCAATGGCGCAAAGACTAAGAAAATATTACAAGGGTTTGCAAACGAACGTGTGAGACTTGCAAACCCTCTCCTTTTTTCCAAACCCTATATATACATAAAAAACTAATAAAACAATAGCTTACATACATGGTATACAGGTTGCACCCTTAATATTGAACCCAAAATATTAAGGAGAGTATTATGGCTACACAAGCATCAGCAAAATCGCAAACGGTAAAAACGAGTACGACTAACGGCGTAACTGAGCCGAGCCACCCAGTAACGGATCAACTGAAAGAATCTCTTCACTCTTCGGTAGACAAGTTAGCAGACAGTGCCGGTATCGCCGAAGAAAACATTCGTAAAACAGCATCGTCTTCTGCGGAAAATATGTCGGCACGAAAGCGCCTTGCAGAACAAAAATGGCAAGCGTCAAAAGTACGTAAATACGCCATAGAAAACCCGGTAACCACTGCGGGTATTGCATTCGCCGCAGGCATGTTGGTAACTTCACTACTTCGCAAGAAATAACCGATGACAGTGCCTGATTTTCACAAAGCACAATTTTCATTGTGTGAAGAAAATCCGTTTCGCCTGACGCCTCCTGGCGCTCAGGCGACGCTTAACGCCGATAGACATTCAAGCGCTAATAAATCAGCAAATTCTACTACTGAGCAAAACTACCCCGACCCTTCCTTCTCAAGCATCATATCTGCGCTTAAAGAAGCATTTTCTCAAAGAAAAGCACAAGGGTTCGCGTTTTTAGAACTGACTAACAGTGAATTGATGCTCATAAAAAAGAGTATTTTTGTTACGGTATTCGCTTGCTTAGCTGCTTTTGCGGTAGGAACTGTTTGCTGGCTTATCTTAAACATCGCTATTGGCGCTTTTCTTCACAGTATGGGTGTGCATTACGTGATAGTACCGTTAGTGCTATTGGCTATTAATGTGTTAACAGCATTTGGACTATTTAGACTTGCTCAAAACGCGTTTGGGTACATCAGCTTTCACCGGCTTGTACAAACGTGGAGACGAGTTTTCGGTTAGCTATTCCCTGCTACAAACTAATTCATATCTTTTGTCAAAAATAGCGTAAGGTAACCACGATGAACATTTTTTTAAAGGCTAATATGCGTGACATCGCAGAAAAGGAACATGCTTACTTTTCGCAAAAGCATCATGCAGATGTTGCAGTTACGCAAGCAAAAAGGCAATGTAAGCTATTAATGGGCAAACCCGAGACGCTATTGGG
Protein-coding sequences here:
- a CDS encoding response regulator; this encodes MTEVIKILLVEDDEDDYFLTSDYLAQCESPSFELTWVTNSLDAVEALKTNNFDLCLLDYLLGAENAIDVLGLLKSNQISLPVVILTGQSDSAVDEMVMRAGAADYLQKSEIETPRFMRTIRYAMVRRDIENERIERNKVEQKNKAKDKFLAHLGHELRTPLTSILGYTELLIDDARNSAFQQELSIIHSNGKHLLSLLNDLLDMSRIMAEKLELNIQDVNLSAFLTDIHSLMRLNAKDKGLSLNVVSKTKIPEFIQTDPTRLRQVLLNLISNAVKFTDKGSITLTIELDEYTPQDGSPPLLRFSVDDTGIGMAPDKLKNIFQPFEQIEDVMRANHGGAGLGLAICNELVSKLGGDIAVTSRLGEGSTFTFDINPGELSSQPLVDLQLGQIQPVESSSIDLCVTGRVLIVDDLREIRRLTGHLVSQSQADISYAENGVKALEAVLEADEHNQPFDLVLMDIHMPVMNGIEALHAIRRHGQDIPVIAVTAASRKGLRESLIREGFNDVIGKPIDRFALANLLSQYLPPGNYVTFTNVESQVADMPMEKPYAPEENKTPKSNLYLENIGETTVQSSDNKPNDTHPENGEAAPKHKRILVIEDDEDAAELLQLFLTHLGHAVTTEYCGADALNTAEGQNFDHILMDLTLPDYNGYDLAAELKQKLPDAVLTIVSGHEADTDAMSSIGIDSALLKPVSKDDLASVVG